AGACTCCTCTCGATGGCCGGCATCGTCATCGCCGGCACCGTCCTCCTCACCGGCTGCGGCGCCATGGGCGCCGGCAATGTCGCATACGAGCCCAGCATGGGCTCCTACCCCGATTCGGGCGGCGCAGAGTCGCAGCAGGACGAGAGCGCCGGCGACGGCGACATGGGCGCATCCGGCGGTGAGCCCGGGCAGGTGGCCGCCGACGAGGATCGCGCCGTCATCGTCACCGGCAGCGTCGCGATGCGCGCGGGCGATCCCTTGCAGGTGGCGGATGCCGTGACGGACGCCACCGAGGCACGCGGCGGCACCATCGACCGCAGGGCCGAGGGCGCCTCGACCGACTTCGAGCCGGCCTGGGCCACGCTCACGGTGCGGGTGCCGGCGGTCGAGGTCGACGGCATGCTCGATGCGCTGCGCGGCCTCGGGGAGGTCACGACGCTCGACCTAGGCGAGGAGGTCGTCACCAACCAGGTGCGCGATCTGGAGGTGCGCGTGAACGCCTCCCGCGCATCCGTCGAGCGCCTGACCGAGCTGCTCACGACCGCCGCCGACACCGAGACGCTGCTCGAGGTCGAGGCGCAGCTGACACAGCGCACCTCCGAGCTCGAGAGCCTGCTCTCGCAGCAGCGCGCGCTCGAGGAGCAGGTGGCGATGTCGACCCTCGAGGTGCAGATCCGCTCGACGACGGTGGAGGGCCCGACGGGCACGCCCAGCTTCTGGGACG
The window above is part of the Agrococcus sp. ARC_14 genome. Proteins encoded here:
- a CDS encoding DUF4349 domain-containing protein, translated to MTRRLLSMAGIVIAGTVLLTGCGAMGAGNVAYEPSMGSYPDSGGAESQQDESAGDGDMGASGGEPGQVAADEDRAVIVTGSVAMRAGDPLQVADAVTDATEARGGTIDRRAEGASTDFEPAWATLTVRVPAVEVDGMLDALRGLGEVTTLDLGEEVVTNQVRDLEVRVNASRASVERLTELLTTAADTETLLEVEAQLTQRTSELESLLSQQRALEEQVAMSTLEVQIRSTTVEGPTGTPSFWDGLVNGWNGFLAWGATFLFGFGQAIPALVILAVVGLIAWLVIRRIVKRMPARTTPVEGSAVVNPVVAAESERP